Proteins encoded by one window of Pelorhabdus rhamnosifermentans:
- a CDS encoding aminotransferase class V-fold PLP-dependent enzyme, translating into MVPSIYLDNGATSWPKPESVYLAADQALRMGGSAGRGSHNLALEANKVLLEARKNLGELFHLNFIDHISFTLNATDAINTALFGLLGSGDVVVTTAMEHNSVVRPLCVLREKGVILRVVRCTSTGIIDKTDLQEKIRGAKLLVLSHASNVTGQIVSLEEIIEVAHSAHCLVLVDAAQTAGSYPIDASKLDIDLLAFSGHKGLLGPQGTGGLYVAPEIELQPLRFGGTGSQSESEEQPGFYPDRLESGTQNMPGIAGLAAGVQSVLAQGVAAIYHKEQLLSRKLREGLASISGVQLLGESKGPHTSVVSFVIGGKDSSLVGYLLEKEYHIICRSGLHCSPWAHQVLGTLQSGAVRFSPGYFTTDSEIRATIGAVDAISREDFYV; encoded by the coding sequence ATGGTGCCTTCTATTTATCTTGATAATGGTGCAACGAGTTGGCCTAAACCGGAAAGTGTTTATTTGGCTGCTGATCAGGCTCTTCGTATGGGTGGCAGCGCGGGTCGAGGCAGTCATAATTTAGCCTTAGAAGCGAATAAAGTGTTACTTGAAGCAAGAAAAAATCTAGGTGAATTATTTCACTTAAATTTCATTGACCACATTTCATTTACGTTGAATGCCACAGATGCCATCAATACTGCCTTGTTTGGCTTGCTTGGCTCCGGTGACGTTGTCGTTACGACAGCTATGGAACATAATTCTGTTGTACGCCCCTTGTGTGTACTGAGGGAAAAAGGGGTCATCCTTCGTGTTGTTCGCTGCACAAGTACAGGAATTATTGATAAGACAGATTTACAAGAAAAAATACGGGGTGCCAAATTGCTTGTATTGAGTCATGCTTCAAATGTGACTGGACAGATTGTATCGCTTGAAGAAATTATTGAGGTAGCTCATTCAGCGCATTGTTTGGTTCTTGTTGACGCGGCACAAACAGCGGGAAGTTATCCTATTGACGCTAGCAAGCTAGACATTGATTTATTGGCTTTTAGTGGGCATAAGGGTTTATTGGGGCCTCAGGGTACGGGGGGATTATATGTTGCTCCTGAAATAGAACTACAGCCTCTGCGCTTTGGCGGAACAGGAAGTCAGTCCGAATCGGAAGAACAGCCTGGATTTTATCCTGATCGCTTGGAAAGTGGCACGCAAAATATGCCCGGTATTGCCGGACTTGCTGCAGGAGTCCAGAGTGTTTTAGCGCAAGGCGTTGCTGCTATTTACCATAAGGAACAGCTTTTAAGCCGAAAATTAAGGGAAGGCTTGGCATCGATTTCAGGTGTTCAATTATTAGGCGAAAGCAAAGGTCCCCATACATCTGTCGTATCTTTTGTTATAGGAGGAAAGGATAGTTCACTTGTTGGCTATTTGTTGGAAAAAGAGTATCATATTATTTGTCGCTCAGGACTGCATTGCTCTCCATGGGCGCATCAGGTACTTGGTACCTTGCAGTCTGGTGCCGTCAGGTTCAGTCCGGGTTATTTTACGACTGACAGCGAGATTAGAGCGACGATTGGGGCTGTTGATGCAATTAGCAGGGAGGATTTTTACGTATGA
- a CDS encoding DUF554 domain-containing protein: protein MRGTLVNVAAVLGGTFVGLVLKQGISVKYRTSVMQVLALAVFLIGAQMALKTQNVLIVILSLISGTMIGEALNIDERLNNFGKWLTNRVGTENSSNIGQAFVTTSLVFCVGAMAVVGALQDGLTGDASTLYAKSILDGIASIVFTATMGIGVALSTLPILIYQGGITLLASFVSPYLSEAVIREMTAVGGLMIIGISLVMFDFKKIKVANWLPALPMAIFITLFWPV, encoded by the coding sequence ATGAGGGGTACACTAGTCAATGTTGCAGCAGTACTGGGTGGTACATTTGTTGGTCTTGTGTTAAAACAAGGAATATCTGTAAAATATCGTACAAGTGTGATGCAAGTACTTGCTTTAGCTGTTTTTCTTATCGGTGCGCAGATGGCACTGAAAACACAGAATGTGCTGATTGTCATTCTGAGTCTCATTAGTGGTACCATGATTGGTGAGGCACTTAATATTGATGAAAGATTAAATAATTTTGGTAAATGGCTCACGAATCGTGTAGGAACAGAAAATTCATCGAATATTGGGCAGGCTTTTGTTACGACAAGTTTAGTATTTTGTGTTGGCGCGATGGCTGTTGTGGGGGCGCTGCAAGATGGTTTAACAGGGGATGCATCGACATTATACGCAAAAAGTATACTTGATGGCATAGCCTCTATTGTTTTTACGGCAACAATGGGTATCGGAGTGGCTTTATCAACGTTACCCATCTTGATTTATCAAGGGGGCATTACATTACTTGCCAGTTTCGTTAGCCCCTATTTATCAGAGGCTGTCATTCGGGAGATGACGGCTGTTGGAGGACTTATGATTATTGGAATCAGTCTGGTCATGTTTGATTTTAAGAAAATTAAAGTGGCTAATTGGTTACCTGCTCTCCCGATGGCCATTTTTATTACGCTATTCTGGCCAGTTTAA
- a CDS encoding DUF4446 family protein: MDIQMIASFITSNLEWMILGLTGGIFLALIVFIQINIKLSKLTKRYRKLMAGSEGLNLERLLMTHIDEVHGVVKKVDHLEQVCQTIKEESLTNIKKVGIVRFNAFEDTGSDLSFAIAFLDEQSNGLVLSSIFGRSESRVYAKPIANGQSSYFLSDEEKAALAQAKNK, translated from the coding sequence ATGGATATACAGATGATTGCCTCCTTTATTACTAGTAATTTGGAGTGGATGATTTTAGGTTTAACAGGGGGTATCTTTTTAGCTCTTATTGTTTTTATTCAGATTAATATCAAGTTATCCAAGCTGACTAAAAGGTATCGAAAGTTAATGGCTGGCTCGGAGGGGCTAAACCTGGAGAGATTGCTTATGACTCATATTGATGAAGTTCATGGAGTTGTAAAAAAAGTGGATCATCTTGAACAGGTATGTCAGACGATTAAAGAAGAGAGTTTGACAAATATAAAAAAAGTGGGAATTGTTCGTTTTAATGCTTTTGAAGATACAGGCAGTGATTTAAGTTTTGCCATAGCTTTTCTTGACGAACAGAGCAATGGATTGGTGTTATCCAGTATTTTTGGCAGGAGTGAATCGCGTGTTTATGCCAAGCCCATTGCTAATGGACAATCAAGCTATTTTTTATCGGACGAAGAAAAAGCCGCTCTTGCTCAGGCCAAAAATAAATGA